In Candidatus Omnitrophota bacterium, the following proteins share a genomic window:
- a CDS encoding ATP-binding protein: protein MTRKHNSGRGRLRIGSNWNAITIIALSQTNPLKAIAEFVENSIDAQARHITIIRGKERGEHYLKVIDDGQGIPCAEEGMPDFKYVATHICDSLKTRLKHEGIQNIQGEFGIGLLSFWTVGHRLLMVSSGKDGKIYQMSMEKGKPGYSIAPRFHLLPIKGTQLTISPLLAGIRILNGEKIQRYLASELRDRIRHTGVKIKIIDRTSRSELEVEPRKYEGQLIHNLPAMTTPFGDVYMEIYLSEKNAENCISLFRGGTRLLPNISTLDFFQCEPWTSGYFQGIIDAPFLHITPGTRDGVIRDEHFAKFCDCIEPLKEHLTKIGLEQSKAEDERMSKNILRSVQKALREAMLILPQEEYDWFDIGQRKTAFSGSNNNITDESGATIINNVRRREGNGQREFFEIAGPLFSARIHPGSALVQAGKAKSFRAVGLDRSKRQVEQRLTYQWAISEGVGTIDKHDGEVAIFNAPNEPGLCKLRLVARQADTTCEAEAVITVIDSLLKAPVENSEFSNKGLPAYTLESAAGRMWRSRYDKERNIIIINSGHRDFIFAGRERTRKLRYVLRLFAKELVLHNFVGETAEQFLEHLVELSLYAEENLR, encoded by the coding sequence ATGACCAGAAAACATAATAGCGGCCGCGGCCGGCTGCGTATAGGCAGCAACTGGAATGCTATAACAATTATAGCGCTTTCGCAGACTAATCCCTTGAAGGCAATTGCCGAATTCGTTGAGAATAGTATTGATGCCCAGGCACGCCATATTACGATTATCCGCGGCAAAGAACGCGGCGAGCATTATCTTAAGGTTATCGATGATGGACAGGGCATTCCATGTGCTGAGGAGGGGATGCCCGATTTTAAATACGTAGCGACCCATATATGCGACTCGCTGAAAACGCGCTTAAAACATGAAGGAATACAGAACATTCAAGGAGAATTCGGCATAGGGCTTCTTAGCTTCTGGACAGTCGGCCATAGATTATTAATGGTCTCTTCCGGCAAGGATGGCAAAATCTATCAGATGAGCATGGAGAAGGGCAAGCCGGGTTACAGCATTGCTCCCCGGTTCCATCTATTGCCGATAAAGGGAACACAGTTAACAATCTCTCCTTTACTTGCGGGAATACGCATCTTGAACGGTGAGAAGATTCAGCGATATTTGGCTTCCGAGTTAAGAGATCGTATCCGGCATACAGGCGTGAAGATTAAGATTATCGATCGAACCAGTCGTTCTGAACTTGAAGTCGAGCCGCGTAAGTATGAAGGACAGCTTATTCATAATCTACCTGCTATGACAACGCCTTTTGGAGATGTGTATATGGAGATATATCTTTCAGAAAAAAACGCCGAAAATTGTATCAGCCTTTTTCGAGGAGGAACGCGGTTATTGCCGAATATCTCTACGCTCGATTTCTTTCAATGTGAACCATGGACATCAGGTTATTTTCAGGGCATTATCGACGCGCCGTTTTTACATATTACTCCAGGCACAAGAGACGGAGTTATTAGAGACGAACATTTCGCGAAATTTTGTGATTGCATAGAACCCCTTAAAGAACATTTAACAAAAATTGGCCTGGAGCAAAGTAAAGCCGAAGACGAGCGTATGAGTAAGAATATACTCCGTTCCGTTCAAAAGGCGCTGCGGGAAGCAATGCTGATTTTACCGCAGGAAGAATACGATTGGTTTGATATTGGACAGAGAAAGACAGCTTTTTCGGGCAGCAATAACAATATTACGGATGAAAGCGGCGCAACTATAATCAATAACGTACGGCGACGAGAAGGAAATGGGCAAAGAGAGTTTTTTGAAATCGCAGGACCGCTATTTTCTGCCAGGATTCACCCGGGTTCTGCTCTTGTTCAGGCAGGTAAGGCGAAATCTTTTCGTGCTGTTGGGTTAGACCGCAGTAAGCGCCAGGTAGAGCAGAGGTTAACATACCAATGGGCCATTTCAGAAGGCGTAGGCACTATTGACAAGCATGACGGCGAAGTCGCGATTTTTAACGCTCCAAATGAGCCCGGATTATGCAAGCTAAGACTTGTCGCGAGGCAGGCAGACACCACCTGCGAAGCGGAGGCTGTTATCACCGTTATCGACTCTTTATTGAAAGCGCCTGTTGAGAATAGTGAGTTTTCAAACAAAGGATTGCCGGCATATACATTAGAGAGCGCTGCCGGCCGTATGTGGCGTTCGCGTTATGATAAAGAACGCAATATTATCATAATAAACAGCGGGCATCGAGACTTCATTTTTGCCGGCAGGGAACGGACCAGGAAGCTTCGCTACGTTTTGCGTCTTTTTGCAAAAGAACTTGTACTTCATAATTTTGTAGGAGAAACTGCCGAGCAATTTTTAGAGCATCTGGTAGAGTTATCTTTGTATGCGGAGGAGAATCTGAGATAA